The Candidatus Desulfatibia profunda genome segment GATCGGGTTGTACTCAAACCGCCGGGCATTCAATACGGACCGGGATCGAACGACGTTGTCATCGACATTCAGCCGGGGGCGTCGTTCGGTAGCGGTGAACATCCAACCACAAGACTGGCGGTACGGGGGATCGAACAGGCGTTTTCCCGCAACGGATTCTTCCATGACAAAAAGAACCGGCCGGCCCTGGACATTGGTACCGGGTCAGGTGTTCTGGCGATTGTTGCCGCCTCGTTGGGAGCAACCCGGGTGCTAGGTGTCGATATTGATCCCTGCGCAATAGCGGAAGCCAAAAAGAACGTTCAACTAAACAACCTTGAACATCGAATCAAAGTTCGTAATTGGGATGTAGAAACCATCGATCAAACATTTGCACTCATTACGGCAAACCTGCGATATCCGACCGTTAAGCGACTGTCAGCACACATCGCAAAAATAACCCGGTTTGAA includes the following:
- a CDS encoding 50S ribosomal protein L11 methyltransferase; the encoded protein is MIESEEIVTPMALIREAAIEEVSESREKLTPPELEKRLAQKLGARRAAIKTAIRKLVDEQELTYSYHYGCSFLEISFNKPTRISDRVVLKPPGIQYGPGSNDVVIDIQPGASFGSGEHPTTRLAVRGIEQAFSRNGFFHDKKNRPALDIGTGSGVLAIVAASLGATRVLGVDIDPCAIAEAKKNVQLNNLEHRIKVRNWDVETIDQTFALITANLRYPTVKRLSAHIAKITRFEGVFIVSGIKTGEVPDLIKVYSQNHFACVWEAHEKDWVCLVLARKSQPA